The Pyrenophora tritici-repentis strain M4 chromosome 10, whole genome shotgun sequence genome contains a region encoding:
- a CDS encoding GlcD, FAD-FMN-containing dehydrogenase: MKVSPDYDYSSLKEVLSDTSAKVLLPGDGQEYEKSIERWSEHCIKRAAAVVKPTTADDVSATLAQIRKRSIPFTVRGGGHSTSGAASIENGIVIDLSEMRKVTVDPEAKTIAAEGGALWEDVDVEAAKYGLATVGGTVNHTGVGGLTLGGGYGYLTGKYGLTIDNLLSVNIVLASGEQVIASASSNPDLYWAVCGAGQNFGVTTTFTFQAYDQKNPVFAGPLIFLPDKIPQIVEFANKFHTANDGNQALLWGFSAPPPANAPVVLCQLFHNGSEEEGKAFFADLFELGPIANMTAMIPYEKLNSLLNQSAGFDGRKQFGGGAFKLPLDANLAVQLHAEFNAFVASHERMNESMMLFETIPYKKVVEVPNDKTSFSNRGDYYNVATMFKWFDPSLDGEIRSFSRNLLKKISSTAADRSNDGGVGQYANYVAGAEVEAKEIFGANVKRLEELKHKYDPDNLFSHGTRLVPRQLVVVN; this comes from the exons ATGAAAGTATCGCCTGATTACGACTACTCGTCACTAAAGGAGGTGCTCAGTGATACAAGTGCCAAGGTCCTCCTTCCTGGTGACGGTCAGGAATACGAGAAAAGCATTGAAAGATGGAGCGAGCACTGCATCAAGCGAGCC GCTGCTGTCGTCAAACCCACTACGGCTGATGATGTGTCTGCAACCCTCGCACAGATACGCAAGCGTAGTATACCTTTCACTGTTCGTGGCGGAGGTCATTCCACTTCTGGTGCTGCGTCCATCGAGAATGGCATCGTTATCGATCTCTCCGAGATGCGTAAAGTCACAGTAGATCCTGAAGCTAAAACCATTGCTGCTGAGGGCGGTGCGCTCTGGGAAGATGTAGACGTTGAAGCAGCCAAATACGGTCTTGCAACGGTGGGGGGTACCGTCAACCACACTGGTGTAGGCGGTTTGACCCTCGGAGGTGGCTACGGATATCTTACGGGAAAGTACGGGCTCACTATCG ACAACCTCTTGTCTGTCAATATCGTCCTCGCTTCTGGGGAGCAAGTTATTGCATCAGCAAGCTCAAACCCTGACCTCTACTGGGCAGTATGTGGTGCCGGTCAAAACTTTGGGGTGACAACCACATTCACCTTCCAAGCGTACGACCAGAAGAACCCCGTATTTGCAGGACCACTTATATTTCTACCGGACAAGATCCCACAAATTGTCGAGTTCGCGAACAAGTTCCATACTGCCAACGACGGAAACCAAGCCCTGTTATGGGGATTCTCTGCACCACCACCTGCGAACGCGCCAGTTGTACTCTGTCAGCTCTTCCATAACGGCAGTGAAGAAGAGGGAAAAGCCTTTTTCGCTGATCTTTTCGAGCTCGGTCCCATAGCGAATATGACAGCTATGATCCCCTACGAGAAGCTGAACAGTCTTCTCAATCAATCAGCTGGCTTTGACGGGCGCAAACAATTCGGTGGCGGAGCTTTCAAGCTGCCATTAGATGCAAATCTCGCTGTGCAACTACACGCCGAGTTCAACGCTTTTGTGGCTTCCCATGAACGCATGAACGAGAGCATGATGTTGTTCGAAACCATTCCGTATAAGAAAGTGGTAGAGGTGCCCAACGACAAGACGTCCTTCTCGAACCGAGGAGACTATTACAACGTTGCTACCATGTTCAAGTG GTTCGATCCATCCCTCGATGGAGAAATCCGCTCGTTTTCGCGCAACCTCTTGAAGAAGATCTCCTCGACTGCTGCGGATCGTTCGAATGACGGTGGAGTTGGCCAATATGCAAATTATGTGGCAG GTGCTGAAGTTGAAGCCAAGGAGATTTTCGGCGCCAATGTGAAGCGACTGGAGGAGTTGAAGCACAAATATGACCCCGATAATCTGTTCAGTCATGGCACGAGGTTGGTTCCACGCCAATTAGTGGTGGTGAACTGA